The genomic DNA tagctcatttcataagaactccacagttaagcgtgcttgacttggagcaatttgGGATGGGTGAGGTACCGGGAAGTTTCCCGGTAAgtgtgcgagtgaggacaaaacatgctgaaaagactcgtgttggtttgtagggTCAGTCGACAATGCTTAAAGTCGTCTGGGATGTTACAATGGGTAGAGAAGGTCGAGCAGAGGAGgaagattctgattttttttttgttaaataaaatatttgtttctaattttaaaTCTTAGTCGTTAGATTTTTTTTGCCGCATGTCTCACATCCATGACGTAAATGGACTAAATGGAGCCTTgcctaaatggagcatacctgaACTCTGGAGCGAGAGGGTACCTATTGGAGACCTTGTGCTCATTAGTTACCaaaattatttgtgttttaatTGAGGTACCTAGTACCCCTAATAGGTACCGGGTCTTAAACATGAGAGACCATCTCATTGTGGATGGTCTtagtatttaaatataaaataatacaatgtACTAAAATTCATGCATGTGTAGAGTTCGAGAGGGTGTCCCATCATTTTGTGTATTGTACGCAACCTTAGAGCATGCATAATGGTAGCAAATGGTCTTTAAATGGATCTCACATGtacacatcatttatttatatttttttaaataaaagtatcTATCAAGGACTTAATAACTTCAATGATAGTAAACTAAAAAGAGCCTTTAAATATGTTCACTAATGTGTACTTTAATacattcatttataaaataaataaaaagaaaacgaGAAAAGCAAGAATCATATGAATTTAAGATGGTGAGACGATTTTATCtactttcttattttaattgtgGGGCTCTTTAGTTGGTGAAGAGAGAGTCAATAACTAATAGATACccaattttttcatttctcaatGGAAGTTCGTAATAGGTTGAGGTCCTTATTAAGTAAATGACTTCTCATTGAAGATGCTCTTATCGATTTGTGATCTTTCGGTCCTTCAATATAACTATAAAGTAGTCACTCATTGTGAACTCCCTTTGTCGAAATAGTCATTGATGgagttaaaataaataaataaataaataataaatttatttgtaaacTCTAATTGGAAAAGTCCTCCTTTGTGAAGCAAGGTAATCTTAGCCTTATATGTCTAAATAATTGTAATCTTCCGTGATTATAGTGAAAGATTCCTTGAAAGCACAAGAGACTGAACTAACCTCGGATCGTGAGATGCTCTATTTTGTTTAAACACTTAAATCGATTTTCAGAAAAAGcaaacacaattcaaaccccctctttttctcaccttcaacaATTTCTAAGTTAAAACATAAAATGTATTGTCCtttagggcttacaccaacattTATTcatgactattacttttcccaccctatggcCTTCTCTCGCGCActgtaaaatttccaaaaatacccttgtgcattccggattttaaaatctggattcatgtttactatttcagattttataatccagacaattcttatgtataatcagcaatcagactctctcacatttcagaagttttgagttttgcttttaaaaacaacaacaaaactaagtaaaaaatgctaaaaacctgtcaaataaaatcataaaaataacacacaaaaattctaaaaatcaaataaaactaatgcaaattttttcgaatttttctgataatatgaaaaattaaaaaaaaattaaaaatgggtctaaacgatgaaattttggatttggaGGGGTGGAGTCCCGTAAGAAGTGAGAGtcatggtccttgaattttttctgattttatggggaagtttcggagcaatctgATCAAGTAGTCCGAAAACCCAATTTTTAACTAAGAACAggtaacaatgacccaaaacagaaggatgagagttaggaagattaatattgtctctaaaatgactatccatgttacaaacatgtttagaatttgtgctgatacagttcggattatataatccgaactgttttaccttgaaaaatggtgtttagggggtttcctgattatgtaatccggaaacatcatgtaacgcgccctattttttgaagtttccggattacaaaatccggaaaaatccgttactcattttttcaccctttaacaaaagaaaacatcaatccagaagtcctagctcaactggcaaaatgccgaaattgttagaccggatgccatgaccggggttcgaaccccggtacctccacttgtgtgtgtgagtttataatggctttgccatttcgtctatctatcaaaaaaaaaaacaaaaaaaaacatcattcccgattatataatccggaatgctCCGAGggtaattttagaaaaaaatagggcgcgcgaggaaagacATAGGGTGGAAAAAATAACACTCTTTATTCATTTCATGGTCAAATATTCACTTCACTAGTTCCCTAAAGTTACTTTTTACTTGTCGATTTTGTAGAAAttctttattcttatttatttgtcattttgcGATGTTCAATGTAAGATTAATTTTGTTTCTCAATAATATCCTTAAGTATTTATTAGGGagataaatatgaaaaataactaataaatatttaaatgttttataagaaaaagacaaaatagttcaaaagtatcagaatttattaattttgttgataTGTGCAAATAACTTTGAAACAACAggtaaaaaaagaagataatacTTAATAATAGAATGAAAAGACAATGAATTTAGTCAAATATTTGTTAaggaaataaattataaaagacaaaataaaacaaaaaatataaaagtatataattttttaattgggtaataaaatgtaaaagacaaaaaataattaaaatatgaaaattagttAACATATATAccatttaatacattttttactcatttaataatatattaatatagtaATAGTAATCATAAACATTGAACAAATcacattaactattttttacttataaaccCTTCTAATTCATTTCCCTTTGGCATTGCTGACTCATCACAAAAAGCCTATAAAATATCACATGGTTTTCTTCTCCCATCAATACTTTTCTCTGTTTTCTAAACCCTTGAGTCAAGGTTCAATcgtttacttatttattttgaaaaaatttcaatctttttttcaattcatcttttggtttttttttctttgcttttaaAACTATATAATCATGTTCTTTTGATTAGGGGGTCGAGTATTGTAATTCAAAAGAACCTTTTAAAACTATATAAAGTTTAGAATTTGATTtcggttattttttatttgagtttatttgtGTAAATTGTAGTGTTATGTTTTGGATTCTTGGTGTTTTTTAGGTGTTACTGGTATAATTATATAACACAAGGGGTAtctgaggttttttttttttttttttgtggttataGAAAATGGAAAAGTCAAAAAACCATTGGAATAAGAAATTCGGTGTCAACAAAATGGGAAATAAGAACATAAGAAACAGTCATTTACAACATGCCATTAATATTGGTATAACTAGTGGTAAACATAATTATCTTAAGCCAAAAGTTTACCACATTCACAAAGATGATTTCAAGAGTTTTATTCAGCATGTTACCGGAAAACAATCCAACGAATTAAAATCTATGGTTGAGACTACAAGGTTGGATAAGATTAGGCCTCCACCATTGTCCATTGCAAGGCCACTAGTTCCGATTCACGTTTCAGCTCCAACGTTTGTAGCTCCTCCACAAGTTTCTTACAATCCACTGTCTGAACCTTTGAAGCCTATTATCGATCCTCCCCTTGTTGACATGTCATGTAACAATTTTCTTGAGTCTCCAATCTCTGCTTTCATGAGAAATTTTCAAGACTCAACGATGAACCAAAACACTTCAAGATGTAACCAATTTCAACCTTACCCTCCTCAAACACAAGTACTGAATAATGTGAATGTTGATTCTACACAACATTATCCTATTGAAACACAAATGGTTACCAGTGTTGAGACTTTTGCTGAGTCACCCATCTCTGCCTACATGAGAAGCTTTCAGAATTCAATGTTGGATTATGGTACTTTAGGGGGAAACCAATT from Medicago truncatula cultivar Jemalong A17 chromosome 8, MtrunA17r5.0-ANR, whole genome shotgun sequence includes the following:
- the LOC11430856 gene encoding protein HAIKU1, which produces MEKSKNHWNKKFGVNKMGNKNIRNSHLQHAINIGITSGKHNYLKPKVYHIHKDDFKSFIQHVTGKQSNELKSMVETTRLDKIRPPPLSIARPLVPIHVSAPTFVAPPQVSYNPLSEPLKPIIDPPLVDMSCNNFLESPISAFMRNFQDSTMNQNTSRCNQFQPYPPQTQVLNNVNVDSTQHYPIETQMVTSVETFAESPISAYMRSFQNSMLDYGTLGGNQFQPQPNYCPQMFI